A stretch of the Vagococcus xieshaowenii genome encodes the following:
- a CDS encoding ArgE/DapE family deacylase, producing the protein MSNDEKIKWLQDIVKIPSVNGNEEAVAHYIQSLLASHGIQSELIPYAPGRSSLVATLGNGQGKVLGLTGHMDVVSEGDPDLWNFPPFDGIINDGKLYGRGTTDMKSGLMAMVIAMIELKEQKHPFNGTVKLLATVGEEIGELGSEQLTNLGYANDLDGLIIGEPSGYTLVYAHMGSLNYSVTSTGKEAHSSMPQLGNNAINHLLTFMTKVNQEMAAITKQYVDEELGRTIHNITVIEGGSQVNSIPAYAKLQGNIRSLPAFDNENITTLLRNIITDLNKQSDFHLALNIDFSKNPVKANKNSSLIKVIQQQFKEPLPVLTLAGTTDAAEFTKANKAFDFVVFGPGVSKKAHQVDEYVEIDNYLDVIDKYQAIIKDYLK; encoded by the coding sequence ATTAGTAACGACGAAAAGATTAAATGGCTACAGGATATTGTCAAGATTCCCTCAGTAAATGGTAACGAAGAAGCTGTAGCACACTATATTCAGTCGCTACTTGCCTCTCATGGAATCCAATCTGAATTAATCCCTTATGCACCGGGAAGAAGCAGCTTAGTCGCTACTCTTGGTAATGGACAAGGAAAGGTACTGGGACTTACTGGACACATGGATGTTGTTTCTGAAGGAGACCCTGATTTATGGAACTTTCCACCATTTGATGGCATCATAAATGATGGGAAGTTATATGGACGCGGAACCACCGATATGAAGAGTGGGCTTATGGCAATGGTCATTGCCATGATCGAATTAAAAGAACAAAAACACCCATTTAACGGCACAGTAAAACTCCTTGCCACTGTAGGAGAAGAAATAGGTGAATTAGGTTCTGAGCAATTAACTAACCTTGGCTATGCAAATGACTTAGATGGTTTAATTATCGGAGAACCAAGTGGCTATACACTCGTATATGCACATATGGGATCTTTGAACTATTCTGTCACCTCTACAGGAAAAGAAGCGCATAGTTCTATGCCACAACTTGGAAACAATGCTATTAATCATTTATTAACCTTTATGACTAAAGTCAATCAAGAAATGGCTGCTATTACGAAACAATATGTTGACGAAGAACTTGGTCGAACTATTCATAATATTACAGTAATTGAAGGAGGCTCCCAAGTTAATAGTATTCCAGCCTATGCTAAGCTACAAGGTAATATCCGCTCATTACCTGCCTTTGACAATGAGAACATTACTACTTTATTGCGCAATATCATTACAGATTTAAACAAACAATCCGATTTTCATTTAGCTCTTAACATTGATTTCAGTAAAAATCCTGTTAAAGCTAATAAGAACTCGTCCTTAATCAAGGTGATCCAACAACAGTTTAAAGAACCGCTTCCTGTATTAACCCTTGCTGGTACAACTGATGCCGCTGAGTTCACAAAAGCCAATAAAGCATTTGATTTTGTTGTTTTTGGCCCCGGCGTATCAAAAAAAGCCCATCAAGTG
- the rny gene encoding ribonuclease Y has translation MNSLILIIVLGIIALIVGLLIGSIIAKNNHQKAIQNASVTAESILENAKRQAETLKKETLIEAKEENQKYRLEIESELKQSRSEVKEQENRLLQREANIDRKDQALVQRENSLAEKEQKLDSKTQLIGEREQEVQELINQKALELEKVASLSKNEAKDIIMTQTQEELEHELAVRVKENERKVKEDSDRIAKNMLSLAMQRCAADQVSESTVSVVTLPNDEMKGRIIGREGRNIRTLETLTGIDLIIDDTPEAVVLSGFDPIRREIARMALEKLIQDGRIHPARIEEMVDKARKEMDERIREYGENAAFEVGIHTLHPDLIKIMGRMRFRTSYGQNVLNHSIEVAKLTGVLAGELGEDVEMAKRAGFLHDIGKAIDREVEGSHVEVGVELAKKYKEPEIVINAIASHHGDTEATSVIAVLVAAADALSAARPGARSESLENYIKRLERLEGIANEFEGVDYSFAVQAGREVRIMVKPDQISDDQATLLVREIRKRIEDELEYPGHIKVTVVRETRAVDYAK, from the coding sequence ATGAATTCACTTATTTTAATCATTGTTCTCGGTATCATCGCGTTAATTGTTGGTCTACTTATCGGTTCGATTATTGCAAAGAACAATCATCAAAAAGCAATTCAAAATGCCAGTGTGACGGCAGAGAGTATTTTAGAAAATGCTAAACGTCAAGCTGAAACTTTGAAGAAAGAAACGTTAATCGAGGCTAAAGAAGAGAATCAAAAGTATCGTTTAGAAATTGAAAGTGAGTTGAAACAAAGCCGAAGCGAAGTTAAAGAACAAGAAAACCGTTTGTTACAACGTGAAGCTAACATTGATCGTAAGGATCAGGCGTTAGTTCAACGTGAAAATTCACTGGCAGAAAAAGAACAGAAACTAGATTCGAAAACACAATTGATAGGTGAACGAGAGCAAGAAGTTCAGGAGTTAATTAACCAAAAAGCGTTAGAGCTTGAAAAAGTTGCCTCATTAAGCAAAAATGAAGCAAAAGATATTATTATGACGCAAACACAAGAAGAATTAGAACATGAATTAGCTGTTAGAGTTAAAGAAAATGAGCGTAAAGTTAAAGAAGACTCAGATCGTATTGCAAAGAATATGCTGTCTTTAGCAATGCAACGATGTGCTGCTGACCAAGTATCAGAATCAACGGTGTCAGTTGTAACGTTACCTAATGATGAGATGAAAGGTCGTATTATTGGACGAGAAGGCCGAAACATTCGTACCTTAGAAACATTAACAGGAATTGATTTGATTATTGATGACACGCCAGAAGCAGTAGTTTTATCAGGATTTGATCCAATTCGTCGTGAAATTGCACGTATGGCACTTGAAAAATTAATTCAAGATGGACGTATTCACCCAGCTAGAATCGAAGAAATGGTCGATAAAGCGCGTAAAGAAATGGATGAACGTATTCGAGAATATGGTGAAAATGCAGCATTTGAAGTAGGTATCCATACATTGCATCCTGATTTAATTAAAATCATGGGACGTATGCGTTTTAGAACAAGTTATGGTCAAAATGTATTAAACCATTCAATTGAAGTAGCTAAATTAACGGGTGTATTAGCTGGTGAATTAGGTGAAGATGTTGAAATGGCTAAACGTGCAGGCTTCTTACATGATATTGGGAAAGCCATTGACCGTGAAGTAGAAGGCTCACATGTTGAAGTTGGAGTAGAACTTGCTAAGAAATACAAAGAGCCTGAAATTGTAATTAATGCGATTGCCTCTCATCATGGTGACACAGAAGCAACATCAGTTATTGCAGTATTAGTTGCAGCAGCAGATGCTTTATCAGCTGCTCGTCCGGGTGCTCGTAGCGAATCATTAGAGAATTACATCAAACGTTTAGAACGTTTAGAAGGTATCGCTAATGAATTTGAAGGAGTTGATTACAGCTTTGCTGTTCAAGCAGGTCGTGAAGTGAGAATCATGGTTAAACCAGATCAAATTTCAGACGATCAAGCAACATTATTAGTTCGTGAAATTCGTAAACGTATTGAAGATGAACTGGAATATCCGGGTCATATCAAAGTAACGGTTGTACGTGAAACCCGAGCAGTCGATTACGCTAAATAA
- a CDS encoding metal ABC transporter ATP-binding protein, translating into MRYITVKDLTFYYGKEPVLENVSYHVDSGEFVILTGENGAAKSTLLKNTLGLLKPASGEITISKVNVDGEPLSIGYIPQQIASYNAGFPSTVLELVQSGRFQRGRWFKPLTKKDHEHVERALMAVNMWDMRYKKVGELSGGQKQRISLARVFATDPDLFILDEPTTGMDETSRGDFYELLQHNAHVHNKAILMITHDHEDIKQYADRHIRLIRKEDSRWRCFHIRS; encoded by the coding sequence ATGAGATATATTACAGTTAAAGATTTAACCTTCTATTATGGTAAGGAACCTGTTCTTGAGAATGTTTCTTATCATGTTGATTCCGGTGAATTTGTGATTTTAACCGGTGAAAATGGCGCAGCTAAATCAACCTTATTAAAAAATACATTGGGCTTATTAAAGCCAGCTTCTGGAGAAATTACAATTTCAAAAGTGAATGTGGACGGAGAGCCGTTAAGTATTGGCTACATTCCACAACAAATTGCATCATATAATGCGGGGTTTCCAAGTACGGTACTAGAGTTGGTGCAATCTGGTCGGTTCCAAAGAGGTCGTTGGTTCAAACCATTAACTAAAAAAGACCATGAACATGTTGAGCGTGCGTTAATGGCGGTTAATATGTGGGATATGCGGTACAAAAAAGTAGGGGAGTTATCAGGTGGACAAAAGCAACGGATTTCATTAGCACGTGTTTTTGCAACGGATCCAGATTTATTTATACTAGATGAGCCTACAACAGGGATGGATGAAACGTCACGTGGTGATTTTTATGAATTATTACAACATAATGCGCATGTTCATAATAAAGCTATTTTAATGATTACACATGATCACGAGGATATTAAACAATACGCTGATCGACATATCCGACTAATTCGAAAGGAGGATTCACGATGGAGATGTTTTCATATCCGTTCATGA
- a CDS encoding metal ABC transporter permease translates to MEMFSYPFMRMALMATVLMAIIAPMLGVFLVIRRQSLLADTLSHVSLAGVALGFLINVNPTLTTFLVVVVAACLLEYLRMMYQTYSEVSTAILMSGGLALALIIMSFSEGSSGVKINEYLFGSIVTINQSQLVILAVLAVVLIVAYSLFRRPMYVLTFDEDTAHVDGLPVTLMSVLFNVLTGIAISVMIPIAGALLISAIMVLPAAIAMRIGRSFQQVIVVSVVVGLVGMLSGLVTSYQLDTPAGATITMLFIVIFMVVNVMKFLTTKFNKK, encoded by the coding sequence ATGGAGATGTTTTCATATCCGTTCATGAGAATGGCCTTAATGGCAACAGTATTGATGGCGATTATTGCCCCAATGTTGGGTGTATTCTTGGTTATTCGTCGTCAGTCATTACTTGCTGATACGTTATCACACGTTTCACTAGCAGGTGTAGCGTTAGGTTTCTTGATTAATGTTAATCCAACATTAACAACGTTTTTGGTCGTTGTAGTAGCAGCTTGTTTACTAGAATACTTGCGAATGATGTATCAGACGTATTCTGAGGTAAGCACAGCTATATTAATGTCAGGTGGTTTAGCCTTAGCATTAATTATTATGAGCTTTAGCGAAGGAAGCTCTGGTGTTAAAATTAATGAATATTTATTTGGTTCAATCGTGACAATCAATCAATCACAGTTGGTAATACTAGCGGTTTTAGCTGTTGTATTGATAGTAGCCTATAGTTTATTTAGACGTCCAATGTATGTGTTGACGTTTGATGAAGACACTGCTCATGTGGATGGATTGCCTGTTACGTTGATGTCTGTTTTATTTAATGTATTAACAGGTATTGCCATTTCTGTGATGATTCCAATTGCCGGCGCTTTATTGATTTCAGCTATTATGGTGTTGCCAGCAGCTATTGCAATGAGAATTGGTAGAAGTTTTCAACAAGTGATTGTCGTTAGTGTAGTGGTCGGTTTAGTTGGGATGCTTAGTGGTTTGGTCACTTCTTATCAACTGGATACACCAGCTGGAGCGACAATTACTATGCTGTTTATTGTTATTTTTATGGTAGTCAATGTGATGAAGTTTTTAACAACTAAATTTAATAAAAAGTAG
- the purR gene encoding pur operon repressor: MKVRRSERLIDMTYYLMEHPHTLVTLTSFSKKYGAAKSSISEDLTIVKRTFSERGIGILETLPGAAGGVRFIPKMPETDALTIVEALCEQLSESNRLLPGGYVYLSDMLGTPDILRKVGLMIASKFYDKQVDAVMTVATKGVPIAQAVAYNLNVPFVIVRRDSKITEGSTVSVNYVSGSSERIEKMELSKRSLKRGARVLIVDDFMKGGGTVNGMKGLIEEFEAELAGTAVFAETRHSGPRVVEDYISLLSVDSVNTAERTISVTPGTYFDK; this comes from the coding sequence ATGAAAGTTCGTAGAAGTGAACGGTTGATCGATATGACGTATTATCTAATGGAGCATCCACATACGTTAGTGACGCTAACCTCATTTTCAAAAAAATATGGTGCAGCAAAATCTTCTATTAGTGAAGATCTAACAATCGTCAAGCGAACATTTAGTGAGCGCGGAATTGGTATTTTAGAAACATTACCAGGCGCAGCAGGTGGAGTTCGATTTATTCCAAAAATGCCCGAAACAGATGCATTAACAATTGTTGAAGCATTATGCGAGCAATTGTCTGAGAGTAATCGATTACTACCAGGAGGCTATGTCTATTTATCAGATATGTTAGGAACACCTGATATTTTAAGAAAAGTCGGATTGATGATTGCATCAAAATTTTATGATAAACAAGTAGATGCGGTGATGACAGTTGCTACAAAAGGAGTGCCTATTGCTCAAGCTGTTGCGTATAACTTAAATGTGCCATTTGTTATTGTTCGTCGAGATTCTAAAATTACAGAAGGCTCAACTGTTAGTGTGAATTACGTTTCAGGTTCATCAGAGCGTATTGAAAAAATGGAGCTATCAAAGCGTAGTTTAAAACGTGGGGCTCGCGTGTTAATCGTGGATGATTTCATGAAGGGCGGGGGAACTGTTAATGGTATGAAAGGGCTGATTGAAGAATTTGAAGCAGAATTAGCTGGTACAGCAGTTTTTGCTGAAACACGTCATTCAGGTCCTAGAGTAGTGGAAGATTACATTTCATTGCTATCAGTTGATAGTGTAAATACTGCCGAGCGTACAATTAGTGTGACGCCAGGCACTTACTTTGATAAATAA
- the glmU gene encoding bifunctional UDP-N-acetylglucosamine diphosphorylase/glucosamine-1-phosphate N-acetyltransferase GlmU, producing MNKRYAIILAAGQGSRMKSKKYKVLHEIAGKSMVDHVLTQVETLAPEEVVTIVGFGAEMVKETLGERTKYALQSEQLGTGHAVIQAKEILADKEGTTLVICGDTPLLRAETLQELFETHEKSGAKATVLTAHADNPFAYGRIIRDEQGAVLKIVEEKDASEEERLVQEINTGTFCFDNKALFDSLEKVGNDNEQQEYYLPDVIGILQAQDEIVAAYQMSEFAESIGVNDRKALAVATAAMRRRINEQHMVNGVTFVNPEATYIDVDVEIGNDTLIEAGVSLKGHTTIGSQCVIGANSEIIDSVLHDDVVVQSSTIKNAVIYSGADVGPYAHVRPNSKIGENVHIGNFVEVKNAKIDQGTKVGHLTYVGDADLGKNINIGCGTVFVNYDGKNKFRSVIEDDVFIGCNANLIAPVKVGKNAYIAAGSTITEDVPSKNMAIARAHQVNKPGYADKLPFSK from the coding sequence ATGAACAAGCGCTATGCGATTATTTTAGCGGCGGGACAAGGTTCTCGTATGAAATCAAAAAAATATAAAGTACTACATGAGATTGCTGGTAAATCAATGGTTGATCATGTATTAACACAAGTTGAAACATTGGCACCAGAAGAAGTGGTGACGATTGTTGGATTTGGTGCAGAAATGGTAAAAGAAACCTTAGGTGAACGTACCAAATATGCATTACAATCTGAACAATTAGGAACTGGACATGCTGTTATCCAAGCAAAAGAGATTTTAGCAGATAAAGAAGGTACCACTTTAGTTATTTGTGGTGATACACCTTTATTACGTGCTGAGACATTACAAGAATTGTTTGAAACACATGAAAAAAGTGGCGCTAAAGCTACTGTCTTAACTGCACATGCAGATAACCCATTTGCTTATGGTCGTATTATTCGTGATGAACAAGGCGCTGTGTTGAAAATTGTAGAAGAAAAAGACGCTTCTGAAGAAGAACGCCTAGTTCAAGAAATTAATACCGGCACATTCTGTTTTGATAATAAAGCGTTATTTGACTCATTAGAAAAAGTTGGTAACGACAACGAGCAACAAGAATATTACCTACCAGATGTCATTGGTATTTTACAAGCTCAAGATGAAATCGTAGCCGCTTACCAAATGTCTGAGTTTGCTGAATCAATCGGTGTTAATGATCGTAAAGCTTTAGCAGTAGCAACAGCAGCAATGCGTCGCCGTATCAATGAGCAACATATGGTGAACGGGGTAACGTTTGTTAACCCTGAAGCAACTTATATTGATGTTGATGTTGAAATTGGTAATGATACATTAATCGAAGCAGGCGTGTCCTTAAAAGGACATACAACAATTGGTTCTCAATGTGTCATTGGAGCTAACAGTGAAATTATTGATAGCGTATTACATGATGATGTAGTGGTTCAATCATCAACGATTAAAAATGCGGTTATCTATTCTGGCGCAGATGTAGGACCATACGCTCATGTTCGTCCAAATTCAAAAATTGGTGAAAATGTTCATATCGGTAATTTCGTAGAAGTGAAAAACGCTAAAATTGATCAAGGAACAAAAGTTGGGCACCTAACGTATGTTGGAGATGCTGATTTAGGAAAAAACATCAATATTGGTTGTGGCACAGTATTTGTTAATTACGATGGTAAAAATAAATTCCGTTCAGTCATAGAAGACGATGTCTTTATTGGTTGTAACGCTAACTTGATTGCACCAGTCAAAGTGGGTAAAAATGCTTATATCGCTGCTGGATCAACTATTACTGAAGATGTTCCAAGTAAAAATATGGCAATCGCTCGTGCGCATCAAGTCAACAAACCTGGTTATGCGGATAAATTACCCTTTTCAAAATAA
- a CDS encoding ribose-phosphate diphosphokinase, producing the protein MTNHYFDPKLKIFSLNSNQPLAQKIASAIGVELGKSSVKQFSDGEIQINIEESIRGDHVYLIQSTSFPVNDNLMELLIMMDALKRASAKTINVVLPYYGYARQERKARSREPITAKLVADMLTAAGADRVLTLDLHAAQIQGFFNIPVDHLMAAPLLADYFMDKGYEGDDIVVVSPDHGGVTRARKLADFLKAPIAIIDKRRPKANVAEVMNIIGKVEGKKCIIIDDMIDTAGTITLAAQALKDEGATEVIACCTHPVLSGPALERLEQSVIEKVIVTDSIYLPEDKMIEKIEKVSVGELIGDAIKRIHENKPVSPLFESKRM; encoded by the coding sequence ATGACAAATCATTACTTTGATCCAAAGTTAAAAATCTTTTCTTTGAATTCCAATCAACCTTTGGCTCAAAAAATCGCAAGTGCTATCGGTGTCGAATTAGGTAAATCATCAGTGAAACAATTTAGTGATGGAGAAATTCAAATCAATATTGAAGAAAGTATTCGTGGTGACCATGTTTATTTAATTCAATCAACAAGTTTCCCAGTAAATGATAATTTAATGGAATTATTGATTATGATGGATGCGTTGAAACGTGCAAGTGCTAAGACAATCAACGTTGTACTACCTTACTATGGCTATGCTCGTCAAGAACGTAAAGCACGTTCTCGTGAACCAATCACAGCGAAATTAGTTGCAGATATGTTGACAGCAGCCGGTGCAGACCGTGTGTTAACACTAGATTTACACGCTGCTCAAATTCAAGGGTTCTTTAATATCCCAGTGGATCATTTAATGGCAGCACCATTATTAGCTGATTATTTTATGGATAAAGGATACGAAGGCGATGATATCGTAGTTGTATCACCAGACCATGGAGGTGTCACTCGTGCACGTAAATTAGCTGATTTCTTAAAAGCGCCAATTGCGATTATTGATAAAAGAAGACCAAAAGCCAATGTTGCAGAAGTAATGAACATTATTGGTAAAGTGGAAGGTAAAAAATGTATCATTATCGATGATATGATTGATACAGCCGGTACAATTACTTTAGCTGCTCAAGCATTAAAAGATGAAGGCGCAACAGAAGTTATTGCTTGTTGTACACATCCAGTTTTATCAGGACCAGCTTTAGAAAGATTAGAACAATCAGTTATTGAAAAAGTAATTGTGACAGATTCAATCTATTTACCAGAAGATAAAATGATTGAAAAAATCGAAAAAGTAAGTGTTGGTGAATTAATTGGGGATGCGATTAAACGTATCCATGAAAACAAACCAGTTAGTCCATTGTTTGAATCAAAACGTATGTAA
- a CDS encoding recombinase family protein: MKLYVNEEFKQEVSSDLVKDYEIIVLGPLNQKKNFIELLSKLGDEKDIYIWDYNMLDLNILAFKRLLDSLAEENIALHFINEKEHFMEYLIDICEREKNYLASRTKRGLKKAREKGNFGGRPRVNEEVIEKVKHLYFEKKLTYREIAAQCNVSIGTVHKYSKLLKATQ; encoded by the coding sequence ATGAAATTATATGTAAATGAAGAATTTAAACAAGAAGTATCCTCAGATTTGGTTAAGGATTATGAAATAATTGTATTAGGTCCATTGAATCAAAAGAAAAATTTTATTGAGCTATTGTCTAAGCTAGGTGATGAAAAAGATATTTATATTTGGGACTATAATATGCTAGATTTAAATATTTTAGCATTTAAGCGTTTGTTAGATAGTTTAGCTGAAGAAAATATTGCGTTACACTTTATTAATGAAAAAGAACATTTTATGGAATATTTAATTGATATTTGTGAACGTGAAAAAAATTATTTAGCAAGCCGTACTAAACGTGGATTGAAGAAGGCAAGAGAAAAAGGTAATTTTGGTGGACGTCCACGAGTGAATGAAGAAGTCATTGAAAAAGTAAAACACTTATATTTCGAGAAAAAATTGACTTATCGTGAAATTGCTGCTCAATGTAATGTATCGATTGGAACAGTTCACAAGTATTCAAAATTATTAAAAGCTACACAATAA
- the mscL gene encoding large conductance mechanosensitive channel protein MscL encodes MIKEFKDFITKGNAFDLAIGVLVGGAFNNIVKALTDSVLTPLVSFFIRFITGSNSNSTKIEGLAVPLGETGLRIDFGVFIGAIIQFLITMVVLFFIVKTINKLRDLGTTVLPIENETEEEPEPTQEELLQEIVQLLKKDHESTPHND; translated from the coding sequence ATGATTAAAGAGTTTAAAGATTTTATTACTAAGGGAAATGCGTTTGATTTAGCTATTGGTGTTTTAGTTGGGGGGGCGTTTAATAATATCGTTAAAGCGTTAACGGATAGCGTCTTAACACCACTTGTTTCTTTCTTCATTCGCTTCATTACGGGCAGCAACAGCAACAGCACAAAAATCGAAGGTCTTGCTGTCCCACTTGGTGAAACAGGTTTACGTATTGATTTTGGCGTGTTTATCGGTGCAATTATTCAATTCTTAATTACAATGGTTGTATTATTCTTTATTGTTAAAACAATTAATAAACTACGTGATTTAGGAACAACCGTTCTACCTATCGAAAATGAAACAGAAGAAGAACCTGAACCAACACAAGAAGAATTACTACAAGAAATTGTACAATTACTAAAAAAAGATCATGAGTCAACACCTCATAATGATTAA
- the yfmF gene encoding EF-P 5-aminopentanol modification-associated protein YfmF, whose translation MSKELAKNVNLHVIPTKKYKTIHVLIRFSTELTREKASLRTLLSSLLETNSLNYPQQTDISKKLSDMYGAKMGVGTSKKGNRHYMNAVFSMVNPKYLPNEDTLLAEGFTFMRDILFNPNAKEGQFDEETFHREKKNLIAYIQSIYDDKQSLAALNLQSLYFSEDDAQKTPGFGRAEDVETIGNTQLYNYYQQLLTEDEVDIVVLGDVQEEEIASLLTSYKFEDREPISVNPMYSRERQLTITDKVETLPVQQGKLNLAYQTDSYFHDEHYFTLQVFNGIFGGFAHSKLFMNVREKESMAYYASSSLDTFRGMMTVQTGIDSQNKEKVLTLVSEQLEAMRQGEISDEEMLQTKAMIRNQFILSQDNPSASMESLYLAKKFPQSAIDDEEWLTRLDAVTKEDVQQMAKQVELQAVYFMEGSVA comes from the coding sequence ATGAGTAAAGAATTAGCTAAGAATGTTAATCTACACGTAATTCCTACTAAAAAATATAAAACTATTCATGTCTTGATTCGTTTTTCTACAGAATTAACACGTGAAAAAGCTAGTTTAAGAACTTTATTAAGTAGTTTATTAGAAACAAATAGTTTGAATTATCCACAACAAACAGACATTAGTAAGAAATTATCGGATATGTACGGAGCAAAAATGGGGGTAGGTACAAGTAAAAAGGGTAACCGTCATTACATGAATGCCGTCTTTTCAATGGTAAATCCTAAATACTTACCTAATGAAGATACGTTATTAGCAGAAGGTTTTACTTTTATGCGTGATATTTTATTCAACCCTAACGCTAAAGAGGGTCAGTTTGATGAAGAAACGTTTCATCGTGAAAAGAAAAACTTGATAGCTTATATTCAGTCAATTTATGATGACAAACAGAGCTTAGCAGCACTTAATTTACAGTCACTCTATTTTTCAGAAGATGATGCCCAAAAAACACCTGGATTTGGACGTGCAGAAGATGTAGAAACGATTGGCAATACTCAACTTTATAACTATTATCAACAGTTACTAACAGAAGACGAAGTTGATATTGTTGTATTAGGTGACGTACAAGAAGAGGAAATTGCATCGTTATTAACTTCTTACAAATTTGAAGATCGTGAGCCAATTTCAGTTAATCCGATGTATAGTCGTGAACGACAATTGACGATTACTGATAAAGTAGAGACGTTACCTGTTCAACAAGGTAAATTGAATCTAGCATATCAAACAGATAGTTATTTTCATGATGAGCATTATTTTACTTTACAAGTGTTTAACGGAATATTTGGCGGCTTTGCCCATTCTAAGTTATTTATGAATGTTCGTGAAAAAGAAAGTATGGCATACTACGCATCAAGTTCACTCGATACCTTTAGAGGAATGATGACGGTGCAAACAGGAATTGATAGTCAAAATAAAGAAAAAGTCCTAACGTTAGTGAGTGAACAATTAGAAGCTATGCGACAAGGTGAAATAAGCGATGAAGAGATGTTGCAAACAAAAGCGATGATACGTAATCAATTTATTTTGTCACAAGATAATCCAAGTGCAAGTATGGAGTCCCTTTATTTAGCTAAAAAATTCCCTCAATCAGCTATTGATGATGAAGAATGGTTGACTCGTTTAGACGCTGTGACTAAAGAGGACGTTCAACAAATGGCGAAACAAGTTGAACTACAAGCAGTCTATTTCATGGAAGGGAGTGTCGCTTAA